TTCCTATTCTGGGTTAACGAAAAATCATAGGGTTTTGGTATCGGAGCGTTGGAATTAATTCCTTTTATCCAAGCCCCAGGACAGCTTGTTTCTCATGGTTTGGAGGAAGTTGTTCTCATTGAGCCTAACAAGGTTCATTGTAAAACTTTCCCGGCGTATAGCCAGCTGAATATTTTTGTTAACGATCTCGCGGCGCGAGTCTAAGGCAACAATTACCTCGTCCGATCGGCTTTCAATTTCAAAAGATATTATGGTGGTATCCGGTACTACAATGGAGCGCACATTCAGGTTGTGCGGCGCAATAGGAGTTATCACAAAGCTATGCGCGTCTGGAAAAATAATGGGCCCTTGGCAGCTTAAATTGTAGCCTGTCGACCCTGTAGGTGTTGCAAGAATTAAGCCATCGGCCCAATAGGTATTTAATAACTCACCATTGAGGTAAGTATGTATTTTGATCATGGGCGACACATCCCGCTTGTGTATAGCAAATTCATTCAGCGCATAGGGCACATCGTGAAATAACGATAGGCTGGAGTCTATATGAATGAGCGTACGTTTATCTACAATAAACGAGCGACGGGCTAATGCCTTTACAGCCTCCGGCACTTCATCGCGCCCAATAGAGGCCAAAAAGCCTAATCGGCCGAAGTTGATCCCTATCACTGGAATCATTTTATCACGGACCAGTGTTACCGTATCCAGTAGTGTACCATCGCCACCCAGACTTACTAAAAAGTCTATGTCATTGGTCAAATCCTCGTGAGAAGAAAAAGTCTGGAATGTATCTGGCAACCGAATGCTACCATGCAACTCTTTTAAGAAGGGAGCAGAAATCACGGGAATGATTTCTTCTTTTTGTAACTCATCAAAGAATAGCTGTATATCATCTTTCTGCGGCCCCAATTCCAACGCCCTGCTATAAACGGCTACTTTCATCTGTTTTTGTTCTTTATACTGCAGGCAATAAAGGCCAGCAGCCCCATATTAATTTCTTTATAGATATCGCCTATCGTGTAAATATAGACCGTTTTGATGTAACTGGTTCCAACTCCATTCCAGTTTTAGTGCTAAGTCGTAGAACAGGACAATGTCCAAACCTACTCCACCAGAGTAGATTAACCGGTTGTTTAAATTATTGGAGGGATCTACGTTTTCAGCGTATACATAACCGGCATTGCCGTATACTTTCCCATACACTTTTATGGGTATGGTGCTAATTTTCTTGATTTGGGTAAAGGGCAAATGAATGGCCGTCTGTAACAGCTTGCGCGTGAAGGTTGCCTTGGTGAACCCGCCGGCCACACCATCTATTTCATAGCTCTCATATCCTTGCAAGAACAAATCGCTGCCTCCTAAAAACCGCTGGTTAACATACGGCTGCTTAAAGGGTAGCCGGAGCATGGCAGTTGTTCGCAGATTAAAAAAGTATTTATCATTAAGCGGCCAGGAAGCAGATGTTCGAGCCACTAGCTGCCACATGCCGACATCGCTGTTAAACAAACCTTTTCGGCTTAATGACATATCGGCTACATAGCCCTTGGTGGGATAAGGAATAAAGTCCGCATCAAAATACTGAAAGCGGTAGGTAAACTCTGGATACTTCATATACCGGTTAGGCAACTGAAACTGCTGATGGATATGTAGTAGCGTATCACTGATACGCTCATTATTGTATCCTACACTAAACGAGTGGCGTGCTTTAATAGCCCTACGGTAACTTACTTCAGCGTAGGTTCTAAAAAATCATGTACAAAGTCTTCGTTGTTGCGATACGCTAAAGGCTTGTGGGCAACAGTGGCATATTGGAAATCGCGGTTCTGACCATACCATACACCCAGGCTGCCCGACCAACGCAGCTTGTTATCTAACGGTAAGCCCTCGTAACGAAACGATAACTCTTTTGTAAACCCGCTGGTAATGTTAAAGGAAAAGCGGTCGTTTCTACCCGTAAAGTTTTTCATCGTCGTTTTTATGCCATACTTCACTTTTCCCATATCCATCTTACTATCCGTTACCCATTGCTGCAGGTTTTGATCTACCACCTTTATAAAGGGAATGGGAAAGATGTACAGGCGCTCTATTACACTCACTTTCACCGCTGCATCATAACCCTGAAGGGTGTTTAAAGAAACCACTACATCTTGAAACAGCGTGGAGTTCATTAATTGACGGCGGGCAATGGCAAACTTTTCAATCAGCTCGCTTAAAGAGTATCGCTCGTTCACTTCAAAAGGTAGCTCCCGCAAGATGATCTTTTCCTTCGTTCTTTGATTGCCCTCAAGAATAATTTCCTTGATGGTAAATAACGATGTTGTATCGGTGTAGGTATTAAGTTCGTTAGTGGAATAAATCAGCTGACTTTGCAAGCTATTCACCTGCGCGCACACCGACAGGCTGCGACAGAAGGCAAGCATAGCGAATAAAATTAAAGGCAACTGCTTTGTGGACATCAGGCACCAATTTCTGATTTATATATAGTAAATATGATACCTGAATGGAGAGTTCTTGAAACTTTTTTTCTAAATCTTCAAATAGTGCATCAAGTTGTCGTAGTTCGTCTTTAATTCATTTTCGTAATGCTCCTCACCAAAATAGTACTTCACATTGTACTCGTATCGTTGGAAGGTAGCAATTAAGTCCGAGATCTCTAGCTTACTTACCCGTATTGTTACTTGCATAATGCCTGTTTCAGGGTCAGTAAAGGAGTTTAACTGGGTAATTTGCGCATTGTTTGATTCAATAATGCGACTTATTTCAGCAAAAGAGTAGTCCCGTCCTTCAATTTCCAATACAATCAGCCCGCCAGGATAATCCAGGCTCAAAAAATCCGAGGTATTGCGCAGCAGATCATTATACGTAACAATACCCAGGATCTGCTTGTCTTCAATAACGGGAACAATGCTTAATTTATTTTGTACCGCTACCTGTATAGCCTTTAGAAAATGTTCATTTGCCTGTACAGCATTACCGCCATCGCTGATAGGCAATTGATTTAGCATATTATCATCATCGGAATGGAGCAATAGCTCTTCACTAATAATGCCCAGGTATTTTTCCTCATCTACCACAGGAAGGTGCGCCACATGATAATCATTCATGAGCTGCAATGCATGATAGACTTTATCGTCCAGATGCAAGTAAGGTATTGAGTTCGATATGAGATCCCTGGTTAACATGGACGGTATTTATACTATATAAGACAACAGAGTTTAGGCCACTGTTGCAGGTTCAGCCAGTTTTTTCAAAAATTTGTGCAAGATTTGATTGAACTCCTCGGACTGTTCCATCATAGGGGCGTGCCCACACTTATCAATAAAGTGCAGCTCACTGTTTGGAATCAGTCGGTTGAATTCTCTTGCTACAAATGGGGGTGTAATTGTATCATTATTACCCCAAATTAGCAGGGTCGGTTGTTTGATATTAGATAGCTCTTCGCCTAAGTTATTGCGAATAGCACTCTTGGCAAGTGCAATGATCTTGATCACCTTCAGGCGGTTGCGGGTAATTTCAAATACTTCGTTTACCAGCTCCTCTGTAGCCGTTTTGGGATCATAGAAGGTTACTTCTGTTTTCTTTTTGATGTACTCATAATCACCACGCTTCGGATAGGAGTCTCCCATTCCGTTTTCAAACAAACCAGAACTGCCGGTTAAAATAAGCGACTTGATCCGCTCAGGATGTTTTAGCACATGAACCAATCCTACGTGTCCTCCTAATGAGTTGCCCAACAGGTGAACGTTTTTGTAATCTTTTAATTCCAAAAACTTATGTACGTGTTTGGCCAAACCGCCCACGGTAGTATGTAAAATATCCAGCTCAAAAAGTGGTAGCATAGGCACCACTACTTTATAATGCGGACGGAAATACTCAATTAGATCTTTAAAATTACTGAGTGCACCAAATAGTCCATGCAGCAGCACCAATGGTTCCCCTTCGCCCTCTTCAATGAATTTAAACTTGTCCTGTTGATGTATCGTATACTGCATCAGCCTACAATTCTTCGGTTAATTTTGCTAAAATAAATGTTTTGAACTAAAACCAATTTTTAATAGTGCAATTATAATGCAGAAGGCTAAGCCGTAGCAGCCTGACTACCTACTCCATCAAAAAATTGCAGTAGTTCCCCAAACATATTTTTAAAAAACGGAAGCACAACACCCAGTCCATTTATCACTTTTGGTCCCATGGGTTGCAGGTATGCATAGGTAACAGATGCTTTTGCAGTTTCTTCATGTATAAGGTGCACCTGTGTTGCGTAAAACAACAGAATACTAAAGATAAAAAGGTACAGGATAGCAAACAAAATGATGCCACCCAGCTTGTTTGCCCAGCCCAACATG
This genomic interval from Flavisolibacter tropicus contains the following:
- a CDS encoding NAD kinase translates to MKVAVYSRALELGPQKDDIQLFFDELQKEEIIPVISAPFLKELHGSIRLPDTFQTFSSHEDLTNDIDFLVSLGGDGTLLDTVTLVRDKMIPVIGINFGRLGFLASIGRDEVPEAVKALARRSFIVDKRTLIHIDSSLSLFHDVPYALNEFAIHKRDVSPMIKIHTYLNGELLNTYWADGLILATPTGSTGYNLSCQGPIIFPDAHSFVITPIAPHNLNVRSIVVPDTTIISFEIESRSDEVIVALDSRREIVNKNIQLAIRRESFTMNLVRLNENNFLQTMRNKLSWGLDKRN
- a CDS encoding BamA/TamA family outer membrane protein, producing the protein MKYPEFTYRFQYFDADFIPYPTKGYVADMSLSRKGLFNSDVGMWQLVARTSASWPLNDKYFFNLRTTAMLRLPFKQPYVNQRFLGGSDLFLQGYESYEIDGVAGGFTKATFTRKLLQTAIHLPFTQIKKISTIPIKVYGKVYGNAGYVYAENVDPSNNLNNRLIYSGGVGLDIVLFYDLALKLEWSWNQLHQNGLYLHDRRYL
- a CDS encoding POTRA domain-containing protein, producing the protein MLAFCRSLSVCAQVNSLQSQLIYSTNELNTYTDTTSLFTIKEIILEGNQRTKEKIILRELPFEVNERYSLSELIEKFAIARRQLMNSTLFQDVVVSLNTLQGYDAAVKVSVIERLYIFPIPFIKVVDQNLQQWVTDSKMDMGKVKYGIKTTMKNFTGRNDRFSFNITSGFTKELSFRYEGLPLDNKLRWSGSLGVWYGQNRDFQYATVAHKPLAYRNNEDFVHDFLEPTLK
- a CDS encoding CBS domain-containing protein; the protein is MLTRDLISNSIPYLHLDDKVYHALQLMNDYHVAHLPVVDEEKYLGIISEELLLHSDDDNMLNQLPISDGGNAVQANEHFLKAIQVAVQNKLSIVPVIEDKQILGIVTYNDLLRNTSDFLSLDYPGGLIVLEIEGRDYSFAEISRIIESNNAQITQLNSFTDPETGIMQVTIRVSKLEISDLIATFQRYEYNVKYYFGEEHYENELKTNYDNLMHYLKI
- a CDS encoding alpha/beta fold hydrolase, giving the protein MQYTIHQQDKFKFIEEGEGEPLVLLHGLFGALSNFKDLIEYFRPHYKVVVPMLPLFELDILHTTVGGLAKHVHKFLELKDYKNVHLLGNSLGGHVGLVHVLKHPERIKSLILTGSSGLFENGMGDSYPKRGDYEYIKKKTEVTFYDPKTATEELVNEVFEITRNRLKVIKIIALAKSAIRNNLGEELSNIKQPTLLIWGNNDTITPPFVAREFNRLIPNSELHFIDKCGHAPMMEQSEEFNQILHKFLKKLAEPATVA